One Solea senegalensis isolate Sse05_10M linkage group LG3, IFAPA_SoseM_1, whole genome shotgun sequence genomic window carries:
- the mta2 gene encoding metastasis-associated protein MTA2, whose protein sequence is MAANMYRVGDYVYFENSSSNPYLIRRIEELNKTANGNVEAKVVCLFRRRDISGNLNTLADSNAREFEEESKQPVLGEQQKHQLKHRELFLSRQFESLPATHIRGKCNVTLLNETDVLAGYLDKEDCFFYSLVFDPVQKTLLADQGEIRVGSKYQAEIPDKLAEVESDTRVQEKLETKVWDPNNQLKDPQIDQFLVVARAVGTFARALDCSSSIRQPSLHMSAAAASRDITLFHAMDTLQKNSYDLAKAMSNLVPQGGPVLCRDEMEEWSASEAMLFEEALEKYGKDFNDIRQDFLPWKSLASVVQFYYMWKTTDRYIQQKRLKAAEADSKLKQVYIPTYTKPNPNQIMVPGSKPGMNGAAGFQKGLSCESCHTAQSPQWYAWGPPNMQCRLCASCWIYWKKYGGLKTPTQLEGAARSGSESGPRGHMTRQEVQGLSPFTRNEGRAKLLAKNRQTFILRTTKLTRVARRVCEDILQPRRAARRPYASINANAVKAECMIRLPKAPKTPAKSKVVPRQSLANIVKDLAVSAPLKLKASRGPPTPINRNQASQPRVGQSLLGKRGFDSASGMPFPANGRPYSSGMRTTSQSVIKRQKVSQGEAPNPVVFVATKDTRALRKHLTQSEMRRAARKPHLLVRIKLPPPPRSLAMPLLPSSTSEPIVLED, encoded by the exons ATGGCGGCTAACATGTACCGAGTGGGAG ACTACGTGTACTTCGAGAACTCCTCCAGCAACCCTTACCTGATCCGCAGAATAGAAGAGCTCAACAAG ACAGCCAACGGGAATGTGGAGGCAAAGGTGGTGTGTCTGTTCAGGAGGAGAGACATTTCTGGCAACCTCAACACTCTGGCTGACAGCAATGCAA gagAGTTTGAAGAGGAGTCCAAGCAGCCCGTCCTGGGTGAACAACAGAAGCACCAGCTCAAACACAGAGAGCTTTTCCTGTCTCGACAGTTTGAATCTCTACCCGCGACTCACATACG GGGAAAATGTAACGTCACCCTCCTCAATGAAACAGACGTTTTGGCCGGCTACCTGGACAAGGAG GACTGTTTCTTCTACTCGCTGGTGTTCGACCCTGTCCAGAAGACTCTGCTGGCAGACCAGGGCGAGATCCGTGTGGGCTCAAAGTACCAGGCAGAGATTCCTGACAAGCTCGCTGAGG TTGAATCAGATACTCGGGTCCAGGAGAAGCTGGAGACCAAAGTGTGGGACCCTAACAACCAGCTCAAAGACCCTCAGATTGACCAGTTCCTGGTGGTGGCAAG agcTGTCGGGACGTTTGCTCGGGCCCTGgactgcagcagctccatcCGCCAGCCGAGCCTCCACATGAGCGCGGCCGCAGCCTCCAGAGACATCACACTG TTCCATGCCATGGACACGTTGCAGAAGAACAGCTACGACCTGGCCAAAGCCATGTCCAACCTCGTCCCCCAGGGAGGCCCCGTGCTCTGCCGTGACGAGATGGAGGAGTGGAGCGCCTCAGAGGCCATGCTGTTCGAGGAGGCTCTGGAGAAATACGGCAAAGACTTCAACGACATTCGCCAGGACTTC TTGCCCTGGAAGTCTCTAGCCAGTGTGGTCCAGTTCTACTACATGTGGAAAACTACAGACCGCTACATCCAACAG AAACGACTAAAAGCAGCCGAGGCAGACAGTAAGCTGAAGCAGGTGTACATCCCCACCTA CACCAAACCAAACCCTAATCAGATCATGGTGCCGGGCAGCAAGCCCGGTATGAACGGAGCAGCGGGCTTTCAGAAAGGACTCAGCTGCGAGAGCTGCCACA CGGCCCAGTCTCCTCAGTGGTATGCCTGGGGTCCTCCCAACATGCAGTGCAGACTGTGCGCCTCCTGCTGGATCTACTGGAAAAAGTATGGAGGCCTGAAGACCCCCACACAGCTAGAGGGCGCCGCTAGGAGTGGCTCT GAGTCCGGCCCCCGTGGTCACATGACGCGCCAGGAGGTGCAGGGCCTGTCGCCGTTCACCCGCAATGAGGGCCGAGCGAAGCTGCTGGCCAAGAACCGCCAGACGTTCATCCTGCGGACCACCAAGCTGACACGTGTCGCCCGGCGGGTCTGCGAGGACATCCTGCAGCCACGCCGCGCTGCGCGACGGCCCTACGCGTCCATCAACGCCAACGCCGTCAAGGCTGAGT gtaTGATCAGGCTTCCAAAAGCCCCGAAAACTCCCGCAAAGAGCAAAGTGGTGCCACGACAGTCACTGGCCAACATAGTGAAGGATTTAG CCGTGTCCGCTCCTCTGAAACTGAAGGCCTCCAGAGGACCCCCGACCCCCATCAACAGGAACCAGGCCAGTCAGCCTCGAGTGGGACAAAGCCTTCTGGGAAAGAGAGGGTTTGACAGC GCTTCAGGGATGCCTTTCCCAGCCAATGGGAGGCCGTACAGTTCAGGAATGAGGACCACCTCCCAGTCGGTCATTAAGCGGCAGAAGGTCAGCCAGGGCGAAGCTCCAAACCCTGTGGTGTTTGTGGCTACTAAGGACACCAG GGCTCTGAGGAAACACCTGACCCAGTCGGAGATGCGTAGGGCAGCGAGGAAACCTCACCTCCTGGTCCGGATCAAGCTGCCGCCTCCCCCTCGCTCCCTGGCCATGCCCCTGCTCCCCTCCAGCACCAGTGAACCCATCGTCCTGGAGGACtga